A single window of Callithrix jacchus isolate 240 chromosome 6, calJac240_pri, whole genome shotgun sequence DNA harbors:
- the LOC100400167 gene encoding 5-hydroxytryptamine receptor 5B, with protein MCQTGAAARRRDQGRTTWTPLLPSPGRQYLLYAPTCTVQAELTDHSRVPCPGAAILRAMEAANLSVATAGIALALGPEICSSSPSPSGILSSTPVSAVRQGREPPFSVFTVLVVTLLVLLIAATFLWNLLVLVTILRVRAFHRVPHNLVASTAVSDVLVAALVMPLSLVSELSAGRRWLLGRSLCHVWISFDVLCCTASIWNVAAIALDRYWTITRHLQYTLRTRRRASALMIALTWGLSALIALAPLLFGWGEVYDARLQRCQVSQEPSYAVFSTCGAFYLPLGVVLFVYWKIYKAAKFRFGRRRRAVLPLQATTKVKEAPDEAEMVFTAHCRATVAFQASGDSWREQKEKRAAMMVGILIGVFVLCWIPFFLTELISPLCACSLPPIWKSIFLWLGYSNSFFNPLIYTAFNKNYNNAFKSLFNKQR; from the exons ATGTGCCAAACGGGGGCTGCTGCCCGCAGGAGGGACCAGGGTAGGACGACCTggacccctctcctcccctcccctggcaGGCAGTACCTCCTCTACGCCCCCACCTGCACGGTCCAGGCCGAGCTCACTGACCACTCGCGCGTCCCCTGCCCTGGAGCCGCGATCCTGCGCGCCATGGAAGCCGCTAACCTCTCAGTGGCCACCGCCGGCATTGCCCTTGCCCTGGGACCCGAGATCTGCAGCAGTAGCCCAAGCCCAAGCGGGATCCTCAGTTCGACCCCGGTTAGTGCCGTCCGGCAGGGTCGGGAGCCTCCCTTCTCTGTCTTCACGGTGCTTGTGGTGACGCTGCTAGTGCTGCTGATCGCCGCCACTTTCCTGTGGAACCTGCTGGTTCTGGTCACCATCCTGCGGGTCCGTGCCTTCCATCGCGTGCCGCATAACTTGGTGGCCTCGACGGCCGTCTCGGACGTACTAGTGGCAGCGCTGGTGATGCCACTGAGCCTGGTGAGTGAGCTGTCGGCCGGGCGACGTTGGCTGCTGGGCCGGAGCCTGTGCCACGTGTGGATCTCCTTCGACGTGCTGTGCTGCACGGCCAGCATCTGGAACGTGGCGGCCATCGCCCTGGACCGCTACTGGACCATCACGCGCCACCTGCAGTACACGCTGCGCACCCGCCGCCGCGCCTCGGCGCTCATGATCGCGCTCACCTGGGGGCTGTCTGCGCTCATCGCGCTCGCGCCGCTGCTTTTTGGCTGGGGCGAGGTGTACGACGCTCGGCTCCAGCGCTGCCAGGTGAGCCAGGAACCCTCCTATGCCGTCTTCTCCACCTGCGGCGCCTTCTACCTGCCGCTTGGCGTGGTGCTATTCGTCTACTGGAAGATCTACAAGGCGGCCAAGTTTCGTTTCGGCCGCCGCCGGAGAGCTGTGCTGCCGTTGCAGGCCACCACGAAG GTAAAGGAAGCACCTGATGAGGCTGAAATGGTGTTCACAGCACATTGCAGAGCAACAGTGGCCTTTCAGGCGAGTGGCGACTCCTGGCGGGAGCAGAAGGAGAAGCGAGCAGCCATGATGGTGGGAATTCTGATTGGTGTGTTTGTACTGTGCTGGATCCCCTTCTTCCTGACAGAGCTCATCAGCCCACTCTGTGCCTGCAGCCTGCCCCCCATCTGGAAAAGCATATTTCTGTGGCTTGGCTACTCCAATTCTTTCTTCAACCCCCTGATTTACACAGCTTTTAACAAGAACTACAACAATGCCTTCAAGAGCCTCTTTAATAAGCAGAGATGA